A genomic region of Photobacterium swingsii contains the following coding sequences:
- a CDS encoding FAD-dependent oxidoreductase, with translation MSQNVYQFIDVARVDPAKKPLKIRKIEFVEIYEPFTQQQASAQSDRCLDCGNPYCEWKCPVHNYIPQWLKLANEGRIIEAVELSHQTNTLPEVCGRVCPQDRLCEGSCTLNDDFGAVTIGNVEKYITDKAFEMGWKPDMSHVEWTDKKVAIIGAGPAGLSCADILVRNGVKPVVFDRYPEIGGLLTFGIPSFKLEKEVMVNRRKIFTEMGVEFQLDTEVGKDVALADLIKDYDAVFLGVGTYQNMRAGLVNEDAQGVYDALPFLISNTYKVMGLDTSTPFTDMKGKRVVVLGGGDTAMDCVRTSVRQGASSVICAYRRDEANMPGSKREVKNAREEGVNFMFNLQPLGIEIDQTGRVTGVKVVKTALGAPDDAGRRRPEPVEGSEHLIAADAVIMAFGFQPHAMPWLSAYDVELDQWGRIKAPRDTTFPFQTSNPKIFAGGDAVRGSDLVVTAIDEGRRAADGIMDYLDV, from the coding sequence ATGAGCCAGAACGTTTACCAATTCATTGATGTTGCGCGCGTCGATCCGGCAAAAAAACCACTCAAGATCAGGAAGATCGAGTTTGTCGAAATCTACGAACCCTTTACCCAGCAACAAGCCAGTGCCCAATCGGATCGCTGCCTCGACTGCGGTAACCCCTATTGTGAATGGAAGTGTCCCGTTCACAATTATATTCCCCAATGGCTAAAACTCGCCAATGAAGGACGGATCATTGAAGCCGTAGAGTTATCGCATCAGACCAATACCTTGCCAGAAGTGTGTGGCCGCGTATGCCCTCAAGATCGTTTATGTGAAGGTTCATGTACCCTTAATGACGATTTTGGCGCTGTCACTATCGGCAACGTAGAAAAGTACATTACCGATAAAGCCTTTGAAATGGGCTGGAAGCCCGACATGTCTCATGTTGAGTGGACTGACAAGAAAGTCGCGATTATCGGGGCGGGCCCAGCGGGGCTATCTTGCGCCGATATATTAGTGCGCAATGGGGTCAAACCCGTGGTCTTTGATCGCTACCCTGAGATTGGCGGCTTACTGACCTTTGGTATTCCTTCGTTTAAATTAGAAAAAGAAGTCATGGTTAACCGCCGCAAGATCTTCACTGAAATGGGGGTTGAGTTCCAACTCGATACGGAAGTAGGGAAAGATGTGGCATTAGCCGATCTCATCAAAGACTATGATGCTGTCTTTCTCGGCGTGGGGACTTACCAAAACATGCGAGCAGGGCTGGTAAATGAAGATGCACAAGGCGTGTATGATGCGCTACCTTTTCTGATATCAAATACTTATAAAGTCATGGGGCTGGACACATCAACGCCTTTTACCGACATGAAAGGCAAACGGGTTGTAGTACTCGGCGGTGGTGATACCGCGATGGACTGTGTCCGTACCTCTGTTCGTCAGGGAGCTAGCAGCGTCATTTGTGCATACCGCCGTGATGAGGCCAATATGCCAGGCTCAAAACGGGAAGTGAAAAATGCCCGTGAAGAAGGGGTTAACTTTATGTTTAACCTACAACCGCTCGGTATCGAGATTGACCAAACAGGACGTGTCACTGGGGTCAAGGTTGTCAAAACCGCACTGGGAGCCCCTGATGATGCAGGCCGTCGTCGCCCTGAACCGGTCGAAGGCAGTGAACACCTTATTGCCGCTGATGCTGTGATCATGGCGTTTGGTTTTCAGCCCCATGCAATGCCCTGGCTCAGTGCTTATGATGTCGAGCTGGATCAATGGGGACGCATCAAAGCTCCACGCGACACTACCTTCCCCTTCCAAACATCGAACCCTAAAATTTTTGCGGGCGGTGATGCGGTACGAGGCTCTGATTTAGTCGTGACAGCAATTGATGAAGGGCGACGCGCTGCTGATGGCATCATGGATTATCTTGATGTCTAA
- the mtnN gene encoding 5'-methylthioadenosine/S-adenosylhomocysteine nucleosidase: MKIGIIGAMEQEVAILKDQLTNCETHKKAGCTIYTGTLNGADIVLLQSGIGKVAAAVGSAIMLEVFQPDVVLNTGSAGGFDSSLNVGDVVISTEVRYHDADVTAFGYEIGQMAQQPAAFASDEKLMDIAAQALATMENVHAVRGLICTGDAFVCSAEKQQFIRDNFPTVIAVEMEAAAIAQACHQFNVPFVVVRAISDVADKESPMSFDEFLPLAAKSSSVMVAKMAELLNK; encoded by the coding sequence ATGAAAATCGGCATTATTGGTGCAATGGAGCAAGAAGTTGCGATCCTAAAAGACCAACTGACTAACTGTGAAACACACAAAAAAGCAGGCTGTACCATCTACACAGGTACACTAAACGGTGCCGATATCGTGTTACTGCAATCTGGCATTGGTAAAGTGGCTGCGGCGGTAGGTTCTGCAATTATGCTTGAAGTTTTCCAACCCGATGTTGTGCTTAACACAGGTTCTGCTGGCGGTTTTGATAGCAGCCTAAACGTGGGTGACGTAGTGATTTCAACAGAAGTTCGCTACCACGATGCTGACGTTACTGCATTCGGTTACGAAATCGGTCAAATGGCACAACAACCTGCCGCTTTCGCATCAGACGAAAAACTGATGGACATCGCTGCGCAAGCACTTGCGACAATGGAAAATGTACACGCAGTACGTGGTCTAATTTGTACCGGTGATGCCTTTGTGTGCAGCGCTGAAAAACAACAATTTATCCGCGATAACTTCCCTACAGTTATCGCAGTAGAAATGGAAGCGGCAGCGATCGCACAAGCATGTCACCAGTTCAACGTCCCTTTTGTTGTGGTTCGCGCAATTTCTGATGTTGCTGACAAAGAATCGCCAATGAGCTTTGATGAGTTCCTACCACTAGCAGCAAAAAGCTCTTCAGTCATGGTGGCTAAAATGGCCGAGTTACTGAATAAGTAA
- a CDS encoding cobalamin biosynthesis family protein: MNDFLAILANNSTLLAMWGAIALHWLIAIPQDIHPLNLWQRMAIMLASRVNKPSDNRHQRLLSGLLTWLLMWLTVLIMLIACKQLVWVDALFDLTLLWFALGWKNISQLSQQLIKAYSTENKTLCRQLLSTTLNRQTESLSLLGLGKASAETQLLGYGRQVIGVLFWYGLAGGIGALMYRLAVCLARVWSPSREQYAFFGYPAIRILAVLDIVPLRLFALLIALGQNGKTALRSLWQQGESWQLPGPGWLLVATGNKLSLSLGGPAMYGERKLERPRLGGKIAPAALHLAQIEQVAKSRIIIWLVLQSSLIILFQGAF, from the coding sequence ATGAACGACTTTTTAGCGATACTCGCTAACAATAGCACCCTACTGGCAATGTGGGGTGCCATTGCATTGCATTGGCTTATTGCCATTCCGCAAGATATTCACCCGCTTAACTTATGGCAGCGCATGGCCATCATGCTCGCCAGTCGCGTTAATAAACCTAGTGACAACCGCCACCAGCGTTTGCTATCAGGTTTACTAACTTGGCTACTGATGTGGCTTACCGTACTCATCATGTTGATTGCCTGCAAACAACTCGTGTGGGTTGATGCCCTTTTTGATCTTACTCTGCTGTGGTTTGCCTTAGGCTGGAAAAATATCAGCCAACTCAGCCAGCAACTGATCAAAGCGTACAGTACTGAAAACAAAACCCTCTGCCGACAACTACTCAGCACCACACTTAACCGCCAAACAGAAAGCCTATCTTTACTAGGGCTCGGTAAAGCAAGTGCGGAAACACAACTGCTCGGCTACGGTCGCCAAGTGATCGGCGTGCTATTTTGGTACGGACTCGCCGGCGGCATAGGCGCACTCATGTATCGCCTAGCTGTATGCCTCGCCCGAGTATGGTCACCAAGCCGCGAGCAATACGCCTTTTTTGGCTATCCCGCCATTCGTATTTTGGCCGTGCTTGATATCGTACCATTACGTTTGTTTGCGTTGCTCATCGCCCTTGGGCAAAACGGCAAGACCGCGCTGCGCAGCTTATGGCAACAAGGGGAAAGCTGGCAACTACCAGGGCCTGGGTGGTTACTGGTGGCAACCGGGAATAAGTTATCGCTCTCACTCGGCGGGCCTGCTATGTATGGCGAACGCAAATTAGAGCGCCCACGCCTAGGGGGGAAAATAGCCCCAGCCGCCTTACACCTCGCTCAAATAGAACAAGTCGCGAAAAGCCGAATCATCATTTGGCTGGTGTTGCAAAGCAGTCTCATCATTCTTTTTCAAGGAGCTTTTTAA
- the btuF gene encoding vitamin B12 ABC transporter substrate-binding protein BtuF: MRFACCCLLFFSTMSFATQPATRVISLSPHMTELAYAAGLGDKLIAATDYSDYPKAALELERVANHRGIKLERIVALKPDLILAWKSGNPPREMAKLEQLGFNVVYSTSKALPAIADTIERLGQYADSPRQAQQAAKDYREKLAQLTQKYQNQEKVRYFYQISAAPMITVADGHWPTQVFQVCGGENIFATSKAPYPQVSQEQVVIRQPEIIFGTSHANTNVDIWQDWQGKIPAVDNRQVFTVNSDWLNRPTPRTLKAIKQVCDHLDTVRKQRRATQ, translated from the coding sequence GTGCGTTTCGCTTGCTGCTGTTTATTGTTTTTTTCAACCATGAGTTTTGCAACGCAACCGGCCACAAGAGTGATCAGCTTATCGCCTCACATGACAGAGCTGGCGTATGCCGCAGGGTTAGGCGATAAACTGATTGCAGCAACTGACTACAGTGACTACCCCAAAGCCGCACTTGAACTAGAACGCGTGGCTAACCACAGAGGCATCAAACTCGAACGCATTGTTGCGCTAAAACCCGACCTAATTTTAGCGTGGAAAAGCGGTAACCCTCCAAGAGAGATGGCCAAACTTGAGCAACTCGGCTTCAATGTGGTGTACTCCACCTCCAAGGCATTACCTGCCATTGCTGATACCATTGAACGTCTCGGGCAATATGCTGACTCGCCTCGACAGGCACAGCAAGCCGCAAAAGATTACCGTGAAAAGCTAGCCCAATTAACCCAAAAATATCAAAACCAAGAGAAAGTTCGCTACTTTTACCAAATCAGTGCCGCCCCAATGATCACTGTCGCGGACGGTCATTGGCCCACTCAAGTTTTCCAAGTGTGTGGCGGTGAGAATATTTTTGCCACGAGTAAAGCCCCATATCCGCAGGTATCACAAGAGCAAGTTGTGATCCGTCAACCAGAAATCATATTTGGTACCTCTCATGCCAATACAAATGTTGATATATGGCAAGACTGGCAGGGTAAAATACCTGCTGTCGATAATCGGCAGGTTTTTACCGTGAATTCAGACTGGCTTAACCGCCCGACACCTCGAACGCTAAAAGCGATCAAACAGGTATGCGATCACCTAGACACGGTACGAAAACAACGACGTGCGACACAGTAG